In one window of Tubulanus polymorphus chromosome 3, tnTubPoly1.2, whole genome shotgun sequence DNA:
- the LOC141901773 gene encoding uncharacterized protein LOC141901773, producing MMDVLNKELTSEIDFLTCGTCQKEFVLSDIMTFMKHKKFDCENGTSSVDSFYQRLMCRIKDCEEKFATAVGLLLHIQNQHALNIFITLSLYGPTNKPNSNDSSRKTLSNDTPTKSSTITTVTEPEGNSDGCCGSGQTGSLQLCEVSALSSMSIGDSLDDVSKRSPCLDPAMTCGVNCCIPPKPQESMGTQTDFESDVLLVENTCHGDRCTPEKCQSKSCCDNQNCCITLIPGTHEKMKKCCSAIVPKKRKQHMESKHMPKGFWSRSKSTLRRRISSNYVNKNRTTATMTNRDIFIDVGSPSVVNINRADSENQHPSNTTTSQQHQQQAVVTKGNTTKSVDSLPVSISSSSHRGLVYLEPGSTFTIPVSYSNTGESFQSPVRPLPPSHPGQFTSESLLPASASLSSPRIDINPSSSIAATESFITDWSDSFVINDAGFTSGDAQTSTENPTTRSQLPDEDHLIMTINSIDDNSGNDRSSDAKSKASSSLKKRRYPTSRPFKCDQCDHSFNQRIHLKKHQSKHTGIKPFKCQQCDYSTVERSHLKVHIRIHTGEKPYKCTYCEYATAQNSTLKIHLKRHHNRSVYNCETCGKKFNQATSLKLHQQQQHDNATSHPQQRLIEQSQFLDPQGNHKIHTNASQSPT from the exons TAATGTGTCGCATCAAAGATTGTGAAGAAAAGTTTGCCACTGCTGTTGGATTATTACTGCACATTCAAAACCAGCATGCGTTAAACATTTTCATAACTCTGAGTTTGTACGGCCCGACGAATAAACCAAATTCAAATGATTCCAGTCGGAAGACTTTGTCAAATGATACGCCAACTAAATCTTCAACCATCACCACAGTGACGGAACCTGAAGGAAATTCGGATGGTTGTTGCGGATCGGGTCAGACTGGTAGTTTACAGTTGTGTGAAGTAAGTGCTTTGTCGTCGATGAGTATAGGGGATTCACTGGACGATGTGAGTAAAAGATCGCCGTGTTTAGACCCCGCTATGACGTGCGGAGTGAACTGTTGCATTCCGCCGAAACCGCAAGAGTCGATGGGTACGCAGACCGACTTCGAAAGTGACGTGTTGCTCGTCGAAAATACATGTCACGGCGATAGATGCACTCCGGAAAAATGTCAGTCGAAATCGTGTTGCGATAATCAAAACTGTTGCATCACGTTGATACCGGGTACGcatgagaaaatgaaaaaatgttgcAGCGCGATCGTGCCGAAAAAACGTAAACAGCACATGGAATCGAAGCACATGCCGAAAGGTTTCTGGTCGCGTTCGAAATCGACGTTACGTCGTCGGATATCGAGTAATTACGTAAATAAAAACCGCACGACGGCGACGATGACCAATCGAGATATATTCATCGACGTCGGCTCTCCGTCCGTCGTGAATATCAATCGCGCCGATTCGGAAAATCAACATCCGTCGAATACGACGACTTCGCAACAGCATCAGCAACAGGCTGTTGTAACTAAAGGCAACACGACGAAATCGGTCGATTCGTTACCGGTATCGATAAGCAGCTCGTCGCATCGCGGACTCGTTTACTTAGAGCCGGGGAGTACTTTTACGATTCCAGTGTCGTATTCGAATACTGGAGAATCGTTTCAATCGCCTGTTAGGCCTCTACCTCCTTCACATCCGGGTCAGTTTACGAGTGAAAGTCTACTGCCAGCGAGCGCTTCGCTCTCCTCTCCTCGGATCGATATAAACCCATCGTCTTCGATCGCTGCGACGGAGAGTTTCATCACCGACTGGTCGGACTCGTTTGTGATAAACGACGCAGGATTTACGAGCGGCGACGCGCAGACGTCGACGGAGAATCCGACGACGCGGTCGCAGTTGCCGGATGAGGATCATCTGATCATGACCATCAACTCGATTGATGATAACAGCGGCAACGACCGGTCGAGCGACGCGAAAAGTAAAGCATCGTCTTCGTTGAAGAAACGTCGATACCCGACATCGAGGCCGTTTAAATGTGATCAGTGCGATCATTCGTTCAATCAGAGGATACATTTGAAGAAACATCAAAGTAAACACACAG GTATAAAACCCTTTAAATGTCAGCAGTGTGATTATTCGACAGTTGAGAGAAGTCATCTGAAAGTTCATATTCGAATACATACAG GGGAAAAACCATATAAGTGTACGTACTGCGAATACGCTACAGCTCAGAACAGTACGTTAAAAATACATTTGAAACGTCATCATAACCGATCGGTGTACAACTGTGAAACATGTGGCAAGAAATTCAACCAGGCGACATCGTTGAAATTACATCAACAGCAACAGCATGACAACGCAACTAGTCATCCCCAGCAGCGACTTATCGAGCAATCACAATTTCTTGATCCACAAGgaaatcataaaattcatACAAATGCCAGTCAATCTCCTACTTAG